TTAGCTTCTTTTCATGTAGCAAGATGATGACATTTAGACCCTGCAGCCAGTAATTAAGAACAATCAGAAATCAATGTATCAGTATCTTCTGAATATTAAATTGCTTTATGTACGCATATGTTTAACTTACAaacatatttctctattataaaaaaaataaaaaactttttcccGGGGATGAGACgggatcttttgaagagagacagagacactttcacttcccgtgaGACGGACAAGCCACGTCATACTTACAATCTTCAGACGCAAGTCCCGTGctacacaggcagagcaggttagagattatggaagtaggaaaatttgtctttttattaaggtggatacatGTGTATATAACCCAAAAGATTTAATACTCAGGAAACAAAAAGCTtcaattacaaaatgaaacaaaaagtaacattttacatCAAAACAAAATCATAGAACCAAGGATTAAGTCAGCAGTAACAACTGATTAGAATAACAAACTCAAAGCAGTAAGGCCAGTCAAAAGAGTGCTGCTAGAAATAGCAAGGTCTGAGGTTACTAAAGGTCCTTGTATATTGTTGTTCTCTGGAGGCTGCACTTCTCCAGGGGCACAGCACCAGGGTAATTGGTTGTAATTGTAATCCCTCGCCCTCTTGTCCTtaaaaaacattagaaagtttaaaCAAAGTACAACTAGAAAAGAGAAGAGGTTGGGGGTCTTTGAAGGACACAAACCAAACCTTGACAGCATTAAATTATAAAGCAGACCCATCCAATGAAGCTAGAAGCCTGGGCACAATCTTAGACAGTAAAAAATATAGTGCTGCTTTGTGTGTGTAAAAGAAAACTATCAGTGGAACTCTCCTTCCACATTGCTTTGTTAAACATGCTTCCTTTGCTAATTGTGTAATTGTTACTTCAGACTGTAAACTGAAATTGCAAAACTACCATTTTAGTTATCTTtttacaactttctagcaccatCTTTTCAACATGGAGagtgatattttaaaaatcctATACTGTAAACATACTGGTAGTTAGTAGGTGCTATGCTGTACAGTAATGTCAtgagccatttatttatttatttagcggAGAGAGTTTACACAACCTGACCTCAACAAATTACAAGTTAATAGTGTAACAATTCTTCTTTCTCAAACTGAGTATGTAAAGATGATCAGTCTGAGCTGGCAAGACATCTTTTCACTTGGCTTGGTACTAAAGTGGACTGCGCACTTCCTAATTGCACCAGACACCCCCGCAGTATTGTAGAACTTTCATAAAGATCTGCAGGCATTCCCATAATAATTAAACTACAATTAATTTGTTTATAGGCTGGTGCATTgaataattttaatgaaatatgttCATAGTCATGATGGTAGTTAGCACTATAAAAACACTGTCTATTCTGTCTGtatatttctttgtatatttgtatatttctgtcctcctggccatcagaccttactttattctttgttacttactatggcctaatcttatttttatatttttcattctttatcttgtaaagcactttgagctacataatttgtatgggAATgtgctgaataaataaatgttgttgttattctgtTAGATAAAAGTAGCTGTGATTTTCATAAGTATCTTTCTCACCATGCTTAATAATATCATCTTGTATTTGTTTCAGTTTTCCTGTGCTACCTCTTCATTGTCTTGTTGCTACTATGTGTGCTGATATTCTGGATAGCCCCAGCTCATGGATCAAAGAATATAATGGTCTATATCAGTATCTGTTCTTTGCTTGGTAGTTTTACTGTACCCTGCAGCAAAGGCCTGGGACTCACTGCTCAGGACTCCTTTAACAATGACTCATCTGATGAAAAagctctctttttattttttttatttttatgcacatTGTTGCTAAGCATCCTCATTCAGTTTATTTACATTAACAAAGCACTAGAAGTGTTTGATTCCAGTATATTTAGTGCCATTTATTATGTGACATTTACCTCAATATCCATCTTGGCATCTTCTATACTTTTCAGGGAGTGGAAAACTGTTGGAGCTGTAGATTTCATAGGCATTTTATGTGGCTTCACCACAGTATCCGTGGGGCTTTTTCTTTTAAAGGTTTTCAAAGATTTACATCTGAGCTGGAAGGATGCACAGAAGGTTTCTACTAAGATCGATTGAAATACTAATGGGAATTAAAAGTATCATTTGATAAATTACAAAAAGTACTAAGTtatcctttttttattgttttgttattggattaTATGACGCTTCATTCTAACACTTAAGTTTGTGACTTGGACCATCTACAACAGAGGAGAATCACTGTAAATTTACTAACTCTCACACTGGGGATGCTTGAATGATGCACAACTGTCAAACCACTTCTTGAAGGAAGTGTACAGTGCTACATATAGTTGtatgaataaacattttgagAAGTCTTCTTTTTTGCAGAGGAAAtacttattacaaaataaataaataaatacttattacttattaaagTAATAATACTTAATACTGTGCTTTCTGGTTTTATTTGGAGATAGTCAAAATATATCTGAAATTGATTCCAGCTCCTGGAGCTACAGTCCTCAAGAATATGATATTTCCACCACTTGTTGCTTCTCGTCTTCCCACAAAGATAATTGCCATTTCGTATGTGTCTTATTGATTGTTATTTCCATACTTGCATAGGGTCAGCCCCCttatccaaaagacatgcaggttaggccgATTTGAAACTCTGAACTGGTCTGGTATGAGTGAGTTTGGGTCTGTCTCTGGTTGGTTCCCCACTTATGTAGTTACTGGGATAGACTGTAGCTCATACAAACTAAGATTGGACAAAGGGGATTCAGAGAATGGTTGGATGAATGGGTGCTATATTATTTTGGGATCTCCATCCACATGCATCAAACCCTAAGTACtatattctttttcttctgtaaaGGTTAATGTGATGTAATGTAAACAGTCTACAATTCAAAACAAACGTAACTTTGAACAGGTGGCACACAACCACTCCATCCCAAGTTGAGGTCAGAGCATTTTGGAAGTGGAGATATTGAAACCAAATTATCTCCATCTCCTTAATCAGTATAATCAGCTGGAATATAGTGGGATTGAATCGTGAAGAAGAATTAAACTACGTGTAAAGTAGGCAGTAGGCATTGTAGGATGATAAAACTATGGGTTCCTTTAAGATACTTTTTAAAGCTTGTGGAGTAGAATTTTGAAGGCAAAACTACATaatgtcatggagcacagtgtTACACCCATAGGATGCCAGTTGAAGGCTTTCTCTGACATGCCGTGTGAAATCAAGCAAGTCACTTAAGCTGTATGTGCTCCTAATgtataaaatgtttgtaaaagatGTGACCAAGTAATTAATCTTGGATAAAGTTATCAGTTaaatatataatagtaataataaaactcatctcattttgtattttcctttttgaatGCTGATCCAAGAATCTGCTATGTCATTGTACTTAGAAAACTGTGCAACGATGAATTAATCTctaagtttttttctttcttaatgtaCAATTATACTAGTcaacaattttatttgtatttttaataaccaTAAATCATTCATTCTTAATAATAACTAAACAAAGTAAGCTTTTTGTCCAATGTGTTAACAGTTATTAATGGATTGACTATCTCTTTATTGATAAGTAACTGGTGTTGCTTGAGTGcgcataaaaatgtaatatttccttTACTCATAGtggaaataaatacatatttaataaatagaTGAATGTTGTGATTAAAAACCTGTTTATTAATCAGGATTAAACTACAAAATTGTGCAGCATggatggtgtagtggttagtgctgctactcCACAGCTACAGAGTCCTGGGTATTGTttgagtggagtttgcacattttcctagTGCCCTTGAGAGTTTTTCTCTCTCAGGTTTCCTTCATATATGCCAAAGACCCATAAAGTCTCTGTCCACTTCTTCTTGCAGGTGATATCTCTGTTAAATGTGTGCCTTCACAAATGCACACTTTAATGAGATGAACTCCACTGTGAGTTTTTACAGTGCATCTGTTTGATAAGGCGTAAATGAAAGGATTATGAATATCTAACTCAATTTTCTGAAGGAAACATTATAAAAGATAGATGTTAAAATTGAAAGTTGTTTTCCTCAGACAGGAGTAATATGCATGCTTATGAGCCCAAAATCTATATAAGAAAGATCTGCACATCAGAATGAGTTTAACTGTTTGTGTACAGAAAAACTGTAAACGATTACTGCTTAAACTGAGTCATTCACATAATGATTATGatcaaaagacaaataaaaatctaCTAAACCTTATA
Above is a window of Polypterus senegalus isolate Bchr_013 chromosome 2, ASM1683550v1, whole genome shotgun sequence DNA encoding:
- the nipa1 gene encoding magnesium transporter NIPA1, which gives rise to MTPERQDSSLAALGVGVAVVSSLINGSTFVLQKKGIQRAQQKGVSYLVEHFWWTGTIAMALGQIGNFLAYNMAPAALVTPLGALGVPFGSLLAVYMIQEKVGILGKLGCLLTCVGSIILIIHAPKSNSVTSRLELEEKLSNPVFLCYLFIVLLLLCVLIFWIAPAHGSKNIMVYISICSLLGSFTVPCSKGLGLTAQDSFNNDSSDEKALFLFFLFLCTLLLSILIQFIYINKALEVFDSSIFSAIYYVTFTSISILASSILFREWKTVGAVDFIGILCGFTTVSVGLFLLKVFKDLHLSWKDAQKVSTKID